One uncultured Flavobacterium sp. genomic window carries:
- a CDS encoding hemolysin family protein, producing MEISIIILCLILSAFFSGMEIAFISSNKIYLEIEKKQDNFLSQILTKLTENPSKFIAAMLIGNNVALVVYGFFMGDLILRCIIKLGFHFSDFSSLLIQTILSTFIVLMTAEFLPKVFFQIYANTLIKAFALPAYLFYRLFYFISTFFIWISDFVLRKFFKTEGDQAQLYFSKIELGNYITEQMSSVEDDEEVDSEIQIFQNALEFSGVKARDIMTPRTEIVDIDLFDSITDLKELFIETGYSKIVVSQNSLDDIVGYVHSFDLFKKPKTIKSVLMTVEFVPETILIKDALDLLIKKRKNVAVVLDEYGGTSGIITIEDIVEELFGEIEDEHDSEEEELIEQELEDGKYLFSTRLDVEYLNETYKLMIPEEDSYGTLGGFIVNHTKEIPQKGDEIMIDNYHFVIEEATNKKIELVKMTIKE from the coding sequence ATGGAAATTAGTATTATAATACTATGTTTAATACTATCAGCCTTTTTTTCAGGAATGGAAATAGCTTTTATTTCCTCGAATAAAATTTATCTTGAAATTGAAAAAAAACAAGATAATTTTCTTTCTCAAATCCTAACAAAGCTTACCGAAAATCCCTCAAAATTTATTGCTGCAATGTTAATTGGTAATAATGTTGCTTTGGTGGTTTATGGTTTTTTTATGGGAGATTTAATTCTAAGATGTATCATTAAATTAGGATTTCATTTTTCTGACTTCAGTAGTTTATTGATTCAGACTATATTATCTACTTTTATAGTTTTGATGACAGCCGAATTTCTTCCTAAAGTTTTTTTTCAAATTTATGCCAATACATTGATTAAGGCTTTTGCGCTTCCGGCATATTTGTTTTACAGATTATTCTATTTCATTTCGACTTTCTTTATTTGGATTTCAGATTTTGTTTTGAGAAAATTTTTCAAAACCGAAGGAGATCAGGCTCAGTTGTATTTTAGTAAAATAGAACTCGGGAACTATATTACAGAGCAAATGAGTTCTGTTGAAGATGATGAAGAAGTAGATTCTGAAATTCAGATTTTTCAAAATGCCTTAGAATTTTCCGGTGTAAAAGCCCGCGACATTATGACGCCGCGTACAGAAATTGTAGATATAGATTTGTTTGATAGCATAACAGATCTTAAAGAATTGTTTATCGAGACAGGGTATTCTAAGATTGTAGTAAGTCAAAACTCATTGGATGATATTGTGGGTTATGTGCACTCTTTTGATTTGTTTAAGAAGCCAAAAACGATTAAATCGGTTCTAATGACCGTTGAGTTTGTTCCCGAAACAATTTTGATAAAAGACGCCCTGGATTTGCTGATTAAAAAGCGAAAAAATGTGGCTGTAGTCTTAGATGAATATGGAGGAACATCTGGAATTATTACGATAGAAGATATTGTAGAAGAGCTTTTTGGAGAAATTGAAGATGAGCATGATTCAGAAGAAGAAGAATTGATTGAACAGGAATTGGAAGATGGGAAATATTTGTTTTCGACACGTTTGGATGTAGAGTATTTAAATGAAACTTATAAGTTAATGATTCCAGAAGAAGATTCTTACGGAACATTGGGTGGTTTTATTGTTAATCATACCAAAGAAATCCCTCAAAAGGGTGATGAAATCATGATTGACAACTATCATTTTGTGATCGAAGAGGCGACAAACAAGAAAATTGAATTAGTCAAAATGACAATAAAAGAGTGA
- the lptC gene encoding LPS export ABC transporter periplasmic protein LptC, whose translation MNLPKRYIINIVTVLAVTLFFGCESNFKEVQKINFSEFVPGSDADTVNVKYTDSGRITGILISPKMLDYSNLEFPFTEFPKGLDVTLYDKKQKRTFIRSNYAVSYKTTGIIDLQGKVKITSEAGQMLETEQLYFDQKNEWFYTERKFKLTDAKGVSYGQGIDFSKDFKVINSQRVSGEIESDE comes from the coding sequence ATGAATTTACCAAAGAGATATATTATAAATATTGTCACAGTTCTCGCTGTGACACTGTTTTTTGGATGCGAAAGTAATTTTAAGGAAGTTCAGAAAATTAACTTCTCTGAATTTGTTCCAGGCAGTGATGCTGATACTGTTAATGTTAAATATACAGATTCCGGACGTATAACCGGTATTTTGATAAGTCCAAAAATGCTGGATTATTCAAACCTGGAGTTTCCATTTACAGAATTTCCTAAAGGACTTGATGTTACTTTATATGATAAAAAACAAAAACGTACCTTTATAAGATCAAATTATGCTGTTTCATACAAGACTACAGGTATAATAGATTTGCAGGGAAAAGTAAAAATCACGTCAGAAGCAGGTCAAATGCTGGAAACAGAACAGTTGTATTTTGATCAGAAAAATGAATGGTTTTACACCGAAAGAAAATTCAAGCTTACAGATGCTAAAGGAGTTTCGTACGGGCAGGGAATAGATTTTAGTAAAGATTTTAAAGTGATTAATTCGCAACGTGTAAGTGGCGAAATTGAATCAGACGAATAA